One part of the Nyctibius grandis isolate bNycGra1 chromosome 33, bNycGra1.pri, whole genome shotgun sequence genome encodes these proteins:
- the ANXA4 gene encoding annexin A4, whose amino-acid sequence MATIKGVSSFSAEQEAQALRKAMKGFGTDEDAIIETLTKLNVSQRQQVLITYKSSIGRDLIDDLKSELSGNFERVIVGMMTPTTMYDVHELRRAMKGAGTDEGCLIEILASRTNEEIRRINENYKLQYGRTLEEDIVSDTSSMFRRVLVSLATGNRDEGTYVDDALAQQDAQCLYEAGEKKWGTDEVQFMAILCTRNRYHLLRVFDAYRGIANKDITDSIKSEMSGDLEDALLAVVKCMRNKPAYFAERLYKSMKGLGTDDNTLIRVMVTRSEIDMLDIRREFLTMYGKSLHSFIKGDCSGDYRKVLLRLCGGED is encoded by the exons GCAACAATCAAGGGGGTCTCGAGTTTCAGTGCTGAGCAAGAAGCACAGGCACTAAGGAAGGCTATGAAGGGATTTG GGACAGATGAAGATGCCATCATTGAGACCTTGACCAAACTAAACGTTTCCCAACGTCAGCAAGTTCTGATCACCTATAAAAGCAGTATTGGCAGG GATTTGATTGATGATTTAAAGTCTGAGCTGAGTGGGAATTTTGAAAGGGTGATCGTTGGTATGATGACTCCTACCACCATGTACGACGTGCATGAACtgaggagggccatgaag GGTGCAGGAACAGATGAAGGTTGCCTGATTGAAATTCTGGCTTCTCGCACAAACGAAGAGATTCGGCGCATTAATGAGAACTACAAACTTC AATACGGCCGTACCCTCGAGGAGGACATTGTCTCTGACACATCTTCCATGTTTCGAAGAGTCCTCGTGTCCCTTGCGACA GGAAACAGAGACGAGGGAACGTATGTGGATGATGCCCTTGCTCAACAAGATGCTCAG TGCCTGTATGAAGCTGGGGAGAAGAAATGGGGGACGGATGAGGTACAATTTATGGCCATCCTCTGTACACGGAACAGATACCACCTACTAAGAG TTTTTGATGCTTACAGAGGGATTGCTAATAAGGACATAACAGACAGCATTAAATCTGAGATGTCAGGAGACCTCGAAGATGCGTTGTTAGCTGTGG TAAAGTGCATGCGAAATAAACCTGCGTATTTTGCTGAAAGATTGTATAAATCCATGAAG GGCTTGGGAACAGATGACAACACGCTGATCCGAGTGATGGTGACCCGCTCTGAAATAGATATGCTGGATATCAGAAGGGAATTCCTGACCATGTATGGGAAATCGCTCCACTCCTTCATTAAG ggAGACTGCTCAGGAGACTACAGGAAAGTTCTGCTCAGACTCTGTGGTGGGGAGGATTAA